In Candidatus Mycalebacterium zealandia, one DNA window encodes the following:
- the gyrB gene encoding DNA topoisomerase (ATP-hydrolyzing) subunit B, producing the protein MSADSALKNDGYTSEQIKVLPGLEAVRKRPDMYIGDTSTRGFHHLVFEVVDNSVDEALAGFCTEVKTVIHSDGSITISDNGRGIPVDKHEKTGKSGVEVVMTMLHAGGKFDGKVYKVSGGLHGVGVTVVNALSEFLELEIQRDGKIWKQRYEKGKAVTELESDGTTKLNGTSITFKPDSTIFEISDFSYDTVAHRIRELAFLNSGLRMHLSDERTSKNQEFVYEGGISAFVAEMNERVRPLHPEVIHVDGEKSDTMVEIAFQYNDTYRENVLCYANNINNIEGGTHLAGFRGALTRTINKYAEDKGLLKNIKVQLTGDDVREGLTAVVSVKLPDPKFEGQTKTKLGNTSVKGIVETLLNEKLSAFFEQNPQIAKRVVGKAVDAARARDAARKARELTRRKSALESGSLPGKLADCQEKDPSRCELFIVEGESAGGSAKQARSRLDQAVLPLKGKILNVEKARLDKMLGNEEIRTIISVLGTGVGEEDFDVSKIRYHKVILMTDADVDGSHIRTLLLTLFYREFREVIDRGYLYIAQPPLYRVRKGKTDRYLKDDAEYETHMLGLGIEGCSLKTGGNGTAKTLKSAKLEDFIRNTIRYGRCLEAISTKGAHPKIVEAFASLPDFKREDLMPGNEKRLDKSLEAVKKQISAKCSEIEELDWMIEEGESDEAGNAAPLKISYNFKESGAVARTEIDHALVSSPEFSDLAKLSDLVKSVGQSPYTVENPEGERLFENFSEVSDFILERGKKGLFIQRYKGLGEMNPEQLWETTMNPETYTLRKVTLEDAEGAELMFQTLMGDEVEPRREFIEQNALKVVNLDV; encoded by the coding sequence TTGAGCGCAGATTCCGCACTAAAAAATGACGGTTACACATCGGAACAGATTAAGGTTCTTCCGGGGCTTGAAGCGGTTCGCAAGCGTCCCGATATGTATATCGGAGACACGAGCACGAGAGGTTTTCACCATCTTGTTTTTGAGGTTGTTGACAACAGCGTTGATGAGGCGCTCGCGGGTTTTTGCACGGAGGTAAAAACCGTTATTCATTCTGACGGTTCAATAACGATTTCAGACAACGGCAGGGGAATTCCCGTTGATAAGCACGAAAAGACCGGCAAATCGGGCGTTGAAGTGGTTATGACGATGTTGCACGCCGGAGGGAAGTTTGACGGCAAGGTTTACAAGGTTTCCGGCGGGCTTCACGGGGTTGGCGTTACTGTTGTGAACGCGCTTTCGGAGTTTCTTGAACTTGAGATACAGCGGGACGGCAAGATTTGGAAGCAGAGATACGAAAAAGGCAAAGCCGTAACGGAACTTGAAAGCGACGGAACCACAAAATTAAACGGCACTTCCATTACCTTCAAGCCGGACTCCACGATTTTTGAGATAAGCGATTTTTCCTACGACACAGTCGCGCACAGAATCAGGGAGCTGGCTTTTCTCAACAGCGGACTCCGCATGCATCTTTCCGATGAGAGAACGTCCAAGAATCAGGAGTTTGTTTACGAAGGCGGAATAAGCGCGTTTGTCGCCGAGATGAATGAGCGTGTCCGCCCGCTTCACCCCGAAGTGATTCACGTTGACGGCGAAAAGTCCGACACTATGGTGGAGATAGCGTTTCAGTATAACGACACTTACAGGGAAAACGTTCTGTGCTACGCGAACAACATCAACAACATTGAAGGCGGCACCCACCTTGCCGGATTCAGAGGCGCGCTGACCCGCACAATCAACAAATACGCCGAAGACAAGGGTTTGCTCAAAAACATCAAAGTTCAACTGACCGGTGATGACGTGCGCGAAGGGCTGACCGCGGTTGTAAGCGTGAAACTGCCCGACCCCAAATTTGAAGGGCAGACGAAAACAAAACTCGGCAATACCTCCGTGAAGGGAATAGTGGAAACGCTTCTCAATGAAAAGTTGAGCGCTTTTTTTGAGCAGAACCCGCAGATAGCAAAACGCGTGGTTGGCAAAGCGGTTGACGCAGCGCGCGCCAGAGACGCGGCGCGCAAAGCAAGGGAACTTACACGGCGCAAAAGCGCACTGGAATCCGGCTCGCTTCCGGGCAAACTTGCCGACTGTCAGGAAAAAGATCCGTCTCGTTGCGAGCTTTTCATAGTTGAGGGAGAGTCTGCCGGCGGCTCGGCAAAACAGGCGCGCTCCCGGCTTGACCAAGCCGTTCTTCCGCTCAAGGGGAAAATCCTGAATGTTGAAAAGGCGCGTCTGGACAAGATGCTCGGAAACGAGGAAATCCGCACAATCATAAGCGTTCTCGGCACGGGTGTGGGCGAAGAGGATTTTGATGTTTCAAAAATCCGCTACCACAAAGTCATTCTCATGACGGACGCAGATGTTGACGGCTCGCACATAAGGACGCTTCTGCTCACGCTTTTCTACCGCGAGTTCAGAGAGGTTATAGACAGAGGGTATCTCTACATTGCGCAGCCGCCGCTTTACCGGGTGCGCAAGGGAAAAACCGACCGTTATTTGAAAGATGACGCCGAATACGAAACGCACATGCTCGGACTCGGCATTGAGGGTTGTTCGCTCAAAACCGGCGGCAACGGCACTGCAAAAACCTTGAAGTCCGCGAAGTTGGAGGATTTCATCAGAAACACAATCCGCTACGGCAGATGCCTTGAAGCAATTTCCACCAAAGGCGCTCATCCAAAGATTGTTGAAGCGTTCGCGTCTCTTCCCGATTTCAAAAGAGAAGATTTGATGCCGGGCAATGAGAAACGGCTGGATAAAAGTCTTGAAGCCGTGAAGAAGCAAATCTCCGCAAAGTGTTCCGAAATAGAGGAACTTGACTGGATGATAGAAGAGGGCGAAAGCGATGAGGCGGGCAACGCCGCGCCGCTGAAAATTTCCTATAACTTCAAGGAAAGCGGCGCGGTCGCGCGCACGGAAATTGACCACGCGCTTGTTTCTTCTCCTGAATTTTCAGACCTTGCCAAACTTTCCGATTTGGTCAAATCGGTCGGGCAAAGTCCCTACACGGTGGAAAACCCCGAAGGCGAGCGGTTGTTTGAAAACTTCTCCGAAGTGTCTGATTTCATTCTGGAGCGCGGTAAAAAGGGGCTGTTCATTCAGAGATACAAAGGTCTTGGTGAGATGAACCCCGAGCAGTTGTGGGAGACCACAATGAACCCTGAAACCTACACGCTCAGAAAGGTTACGCTTGAAGACGCCGAAGGAGCGGAGTTGATGTTCCAGACCCTTATGGGTGATGAGGTTGAACCGCGCCGTGAATTCATTGAGCAGAACGCGCTCAAAGTTGTTAATCTGGATGTTTAA
- the katG gene encoding catalase/peroxidase HPI, with protein MDDVKCPVMHGGLTGNKTTGTSNKDWWPNQLNLSILHQHDKKSNPYAEQFDYRETFKTIDYQALKQDLHNLMTDSQDWWPADYGHYGPFFIRMTWHAAGTYRTGDGRGGGGTGAQRFAPLNSWPDNGNLDKARRLLWPVKQKYGNKISWADLLILAGNVAIESMGGKTFGFGGGRPDIWHPEEDIHWGVETEWLGDRRYGDTRQSLANPLAAVQMGLIYVNPEGPNANPDPLLSAQDVRETFGLMAMNDEETVALVAGGHTFGKAHGAGDPELVGAEPEGAPIEQTGFGWKNDHGTGTGVDTTTSGIEGPWTSNPTQWDNGYFDILFKYEWQLTKSPAGAHMWQPVDIDDADKAPQVDGSANTVTPMMTTADMAMIKDPAYREISERFHKNPDQLADAFARAWFKLLHRDMGPKVRYLGPEVPAEEFIWQDPVPAGASDYDVASVKDAIKAGGLNIPEMVETAWASASTYRGSDMRGGANGARIRLAPQKDWEANKPAQLAKVLGVLEPIAREHGASVADVIVLAGSTAIEMASGKEVPFTAGRGDASPEQTDIESFAVLEPPADGFRNYLQKNFSVSPEEMLLDKAQLMGLTAPEMTVLVGGLRALGITTDERGAWTGGTSLDNGWFSTLLDMSVEWQPTGSNSYQGSDRTSGEAVRTASRVDLVFGSNSQLRALAELYAQNDNQDKFVTDFINAWVKVMNADRFDIA; from the coding sequence ATGGATGACGTCAAATGCCCTGTGATGCACGGCGGCCTTACAGGCAATAAAACAACAGGCACTTCAAATAAGGACTGGTGGCCAAACCAGCTGAACCTGTCAATTCTGCACCAGCATGACAAAAAATCTAATCCTTATGCTGAGCAATTTGATTACAGAGAAACATTCAAGACGATTGACTATCAGGCGCTGAAACAGGATTTGCACAATCTGATGACAGATTCTCAAGACTGGTGGCCGGCTGATTACGGCCATTACGGCCCTTTCTTCATCCGTATGACATGGCACGCGGCGGGCACCTACAGAACAGGTGACGGCCGTGGTGGCGGCGGTACCGGAGCCCAGCGTTTCGCGCCTCTTAACTCATGGCCTGACAATGGCAATCTGGATAAGGCTCGTCGCCTGCTCTGGCCCGTTAAACAGAAATACGGCAACAAAATTTCATGGGCTGACTTGTTAATACTGGCGGGTAATGTCGCGATTGAATCAATGGGCGGAAAGACGTTCGGCTTTGGTGGTGGCCGGCCTGATATCTGGCATCCGGAAGAAGATATCCATTGGGGCGTGGAAACAGAATGGCTTGGTGACCGGCGTTATGGAGACACACGTCAGTCACTCGCCAACCCGCTGGCGGCTGTTCAGATGGGTCTTATCTATGTGAACCCGGAAGGTCCAAACGCAAACCCGGACCCGTTGTTGAGCGCGCAAGACGTGCGTGAGACGTTTGGGCTTATGGCGATGAATGATGAAGAAACTGTGGCGCTGGTCGCGGGCGGTCATACTTTTGGCAAGGCGCATGGCGCAGGCGACCCTGAACTGGTCGGCGCGGAACCTGAGGGCGCGCCGATTGAGCAAACGGGATTTGGATGGAAAAACGACCATGGCACAGGCACAGGTGTGGATACAACCACCTCCGGTATTGAAGGCCCGTGGACATCCAACCCGACACAGTGGGATAACGGCTATTTTGACATTCTGTTCAAATATGAATGGCAACTGACGAAAAGCCCCGCCGGCGCGCACATGTGGCAGCCGGTTGATATTGATGACGCGGATAAAGCGCCTCAGGTTGACGGTTCGGCAAATACCGTAACTCCGATGATGACAACAGCGGATATGGCTATGATCAAGGATCCCGCCTATCGCGAAATCTCAGAGCGATTCCACAAAAATCCTGATCAGCTTGCCGATGCTTTTGCCCGTGCATGGTTCAAATTGTTGCATCGTGATATGGGGCCAAAGGTACGTTATCTCGGTCCCGAAGTGCCTGCGGAGGAATTTATCTGGCAGGATCCTGTCCCGGCGGGCGCATCAGATTATGATGTTGCGTCTGTAAAAGACGCTATCAAAGCCGGCGGTTTGAACATCCCTGAAATGGTTGAAACTGCGTGGGCTTCCGCATCAACCTATCGTGGCTCTGATATGCGCGGTGGCGCCAATGGCGCGCGCATACGCCTTGCGCCGCAAAAAGACTGGGAGGCAAACAAGCCCGCACAGCTGGCTAAGGTATTGGGAGTTCTTGAGCCGATTGCGCGGGAACATGGCGCTTCGGTTGCCGATGTGATTGTGCTTGCGGGCTCAACAGCCATTGAAATGGCATCAGGAAAAGAGGTGCCGTTCACGGCGGGGCGCGGCGATGCCAGCCCGGAGCAGACAGATATTGAGTCATTTGCCGTGCTTGAGCCTCCGGCTGACGGCTTCAGAAACTACCTGCAAAAAAACTTCAGCGTATCACCGGAAGAGATGCTGCTTGATAAGGCACAGTTAATGGGACTGACAGCGCCTGAAATGACAGTGCTTGTCGGTGGTTTGCGCGCCCTTGGCATCACCACGGATGAACGCGGCGCATGGACAGGCGGCACATCTCTGGATAATGGCTGGTTCTCAACATTGCTTGATATGAGTGTTGAGTGGCAACCTACGGGCTCAAACAGCTATCAAGGTTCAGACAGAACATCAGGCGAGGCGGTACGCACCGCCAGCCGTGTTGATTTGGTGTTTGGCTCAAACTCTCAGCTACGCGCATTGGCTGAGTTATACGCGCAAAATGATAATCAGGACAAATTTGTCACAGATTTCATTAATGCTTGGGTCAAGGTTATGAATGCTGACCGTTTTGATATCGCATGA
- a CDS encoding proline--tRNA ligase — protein MRFSSYFIPTLKNDPSDAEVASHKLMTRAGMIRKVAAGIYDYLPLGLRSIRKIEEIVRDEMNSSGAVELLLPAVAPAELWKKSGRWDYYGKELLRFKDRAERDFCIGPTHEEVITEIAAATLRSYKDLPKNLYQIQTKFRDEIRPRFGVMRAREFIMKDSYSFDISVEEAKKSYEKMYKAYGRIFERCGLDFRAVIADTGSIGGSESHEFMVLAQSGEDVVMSCEKCGYAANLELAGIAKTKSAQTKNSPEQIKEVETPGMKTVEDVAKLLKTKPSNLIKTLIVKTDAGTVSALVGGDRELSLTKLKKFLGAQTAELANKEEILRVSGGAVGFSGPVEMKEKINTVADFSIKGMSGAVVGANKKDFHLINVAEGRDFEPDSFADIHVAKNGDGCTECSGALSSIRGIEVGHVFLLGTKYSEAMEATFTDKDGKEKPFVMGCYGIGIGRTVAAAIEQNNDGKSMVFPPAIAPFEIAVIPTSMGDEQTVSVAEKIYNGLVKSGADALIDDRDESAGVKFKDCELTGAPFHVVVGPKGLKDGTVEIKNRLTDKTENIETSKAVDFCRNLSPMANQPA, from the coding sequence TTGAGATTTTCCTCCTACTTCATACCGACCCTCAAGAACGACCCTTCGGACGCCGAAGTCGCGAGTCACAAACTTATGACGAGGGCGGGAATGATAAGAAAAGTCGCGGCGGGAATATACGACTATCTGCCGCTCGGCTTGCGTTCCATCAGAAAAATCGAGGAGATTGTGCGGGACGAAATGAACTCTTCGGGAGCGGTTGAGTTGCTCCTTCCCGCAGTCGCGCCCGCGGAATTATGGAAAAAAAGCGGCAGGTGGGACTACTACGGAAAAGAGCTTCTGCGCTTCAAAGACAGAGCCGAGCGTGATTTCTGCATCGGACCCACACACGAGGAAGTCATAACTGAAATCGCCGCGGCGACTCTGCGCTCATACAAAGACCTGCCCAAAAACCTCTACCAGATTCAGACAAAGTTCAGAGACGAAATCCGCCCGCGTTTCGGCGTGATGCGCGCGCGGGAATTTATAATGAAGGACTCTTACAGTTTTGATATCTCGGTTGAAGAGGCGAAAAAATCATACGAGAAAATGTATAAAGCCTACGGCAGAATTTTTGAACGGTGCGGACTTGATTTTCGCGCCGTAATCGCGGACACGGGCAGCATCGGAGGCAGTGAATCGCATGAGTTTATGGTGCTCGCGCAAAGCGGCGAGGACGTTGTGATGTCTTGCGAAAAGTGCGGTTACGCCGCAAACCTTGAACTCGCGGGCATTGCCAAAACCAAAAGCGCGCAAACAAAAAACAGTCCCGAACAAATCAAAGAAGTGGAAACGCCCGGAATGAAAACCGTTGAGGACGTGGCGAAGCTGCTCAAAACCAAGCCGTCAAATCTGATAAAAACCCTGATTGTGAAAACTGACGCCGGAACCGTTTCCGCCCTTGTTGGCGGCGACAGGGAACTCAGCCTGACAAAACTCAAAAAGTTTCTCGGCGCGCAAACCGCGGAACTCGCGAACAAGGAAGAAATTCTGCGCGTGTCGGGAGGCGCGGTCGGATTTTCGGGACCCGTGGAAATGAAGGAAAAAATTAACACGGTCGCGGACTTTTCAATCAAAGGCATGAGCGGCGCGGTCGTGGGCGCGAACAAAAAAGACTTTCACCTGATAAACGTCGCCGAGGGACGGGACTTTGAGCCCGACTCGTTTGCCGACATACATGTTGCCAAAAACGGAGACGGTTGCACGGAATGCAGCGGGGCGCTTTCGTCAATACGGGGCATAGAGGTCGGGCATGTGTTTCTGCTCGGAACAAAATACAGCGAGGCGATGGAGGCGACATTCACCGACAAAGACGGAAAGGAAAAACCGTTTGTGATGGGGTGCTACGGAATTGGCATAGGCAGAACCGTTGCCGCCGCGATAGAGCAGAACAACGACGGAAAATCAATGGTGTTTCCGCCCGCAATCGCGCCTTTTGAAATCGCCGTCATTCCGACAAGCATGGGAGACGAGCAGACCGTTTCGGTGGCGGAAAAGATTTACAACGGGCTTGTTAAGTCCGGCGCGGACGCCCTGATTGATGACAGGGACGAAAGCGCGGGCGTGAAATTCAAAGACTGCGAATTAACGGGCGCGCCGTTTCATGTTGTTGTGGGACCAAAAGGGCTCAAAGACGGAACGGTTGAAATCAAAAACCGCCTCACGGATAAAACTGAAAACATTGAAACCTCAAAAGCGGTTGACTTCTGCCGCAACCTGTCGCCTATGGCAAATCAACCTGCTTGA
- the ispG gene encoding flavodoxin-dependent (E)-4-hydroxy-3-methylbut-2-enyl-diphosphate synthase produces MRRISRKIQIGNIEVGGGASVSVQSMTKTDTRDVAATVAEIRRLEEAGCDIVRLAVPDMDAANALGKIKEQTKIPLVSDIHFDHKLALTSIAQGVDAMRINPGNIGSEQKIKEVVSACKDRNIPIRIGVNSGSLEKDILKKHGSPTAPALAESAMRHVEILENLNFHDIKISVKSTDVIRMIEAYEIIAEQTEYALHLGVTEAGTPNMGTIKSSVGIGALLAKGIGDTIRVSLTGDPVDEVTVGINILKSIGMRKSGVEIISCPGCGRLEIDLMKLVSDVEKRTGALSLPRPVKIAILGCVVNGPGEASDADIGIAGGRGKGMLYKNGKLIRSFKESQIVDELIKEIETYAV; encoded by the coding sequence TTGCGCAGGATTTCCCGAAAAATTCAAATCGGCAATATTGAAGTGGGCGGCGGCGCGTCTGTTTCGGTTCAGTCAATGACGAAAACCGACACGCGCGATGTTGCGGCGACTGTTGCTGAAATCCGGCGTCTTGAAGAAGCCGGATGCGACATTGTGCGCCTCGCCGTTCCCGATATGGACGCTGCAAACGCGCTTGGAAAAATAAAAGAACAAACAAAAATACCGCTTGTTTCCGACATCCATTTTGACCACAAACTCGCGCTGACCTCAATTGCGCAAGGCGTTGACGCGATGAGAATCAACCCCGGAAACATCGGTTCGGAACAAAAAATCAAAGAAGTCGTGAGCGCGTGTAAAGACCGGAACATTCCCATAAGAATAGGCGTGAATTCGGGCTCTCTTGAAAAAGATATATTGAAAAAACATGGCTCTCCCACGGCTCCCGCGCTTGCCGAAAGCGCAATGAGGCACGTTGAAATTCTTGAAAATCTCAACTTTCACGACATAAAAATCTCGGTGAAATCCACCGATGTAATACGCATGATAGAGGCGTATGAAATCATAGCGGAACAGACCGAATACGCGCTTCACCTCGGCGTTACCGAAGCGGGAACCCCGAATATGGGAACAATAAAATCCTCGGTCGGCATCGGCGCGCTGCTGGCAAAGGGAATCGGGGACACCATCCGCGTTTCGCTCACGGGAGACCCCGTTGATGAAGTAACGGTTGGCATAAACATCCTCAAATCAATAGGTATGAGAAAAAGCGGAGTTGAAATCATATCGTGCCCCGGCTGCGGACGGCTTGAAATAGATTTGATGAAACTCGTTAGCGATGTTGAAAAGCGCACGGGCGCGCTTTCATTGCCCAGACCCGTCAAGATTGCCATTCTCGGTTGCGTCGTGAACGGACCCGGCGAGGCAAGCGACGCGGACATCGGCATCGCCGGTGGGCGCGGCAAAGGAATGCTTTACAAAAACGGCAAACTCATCCGCTCTTTCAAAGAGTCTCAAATTGTTGACGAACTCATCAAAGAGATTGAGACCTACGCCGTATGA
- the tsaB gene encoding tRNA (adenosine(37)-N6)-threonylcarbamoyltransferase complex dimerization subunit type 1 TsaB — protein sequence MKILAIESSTHLGSIAITDGEKTLAERPVTKNAEELVPSFEEILKKTATSKNEIRGVAVSSGPGFFTSLKVGAAAAKSFAYALKIPIAPVPSLDILAASAKFEPGTTVCAAINARSGLFFWAVFREENGGFTRLCPDSVTTPDEMRKHLAEMDAGSVQGVLQEDGSGGADEIADFTIVSSKASVCASLGLRLMEEGKTETAFSFSPNYVRENLYS from the coding sequence ATGAAAATCCTCGCGATTGAGTCTTCCACGCATCTGGGAAGTATCGCTATCACGGACGGCGAAAAAACACTCGCGGAGCGTCCGGTTACAAAAAACGCCGAGGAACTCGTCCCGTCATTTGAAGAAATCCTGAAAAAAACCGCGACTTCAAAAAATGAAATCCGCGGTGTTGCGGTCTCCTCCGGACCGGGTTTTTTCACCTCGCTGAAGGTTGGCGCGGCGGCGGCAAAATCTTTCGCCTACGCTCTGAAAATCCCCATCGCTCCCGTTCCATCGCTTGATATACTCGCGGCAAGCGCGAAGTTTGAGCCCGGCACAACCGTGTGCGCGGCGATAAACGCGAGAAGCGGGCTGTTTTTCTGGGCGGTTTTCAGAGAAGAAAACGGAGGGTTCACGCGGCTTTGCCCCGACAGCGTAACAACACCGGACGAGATGAGAAAACATCTCGCGGAAATGGACGCGGGTTCGGTTCAGGGCGTTTTGCAGGAAGACGGTTCGGGCGGCGCGGATGAAATCGCGGACTTCACAATAGTCTCCTCAAAAGCGTCCGTGTGCGCCTCTTTGGGCTTACGTCTGATGGAGGAGGGGAAAACCGAAACGGCTTTTTCGTTCTCCCCGAACTACGTAAGGGAAAACTTGTATTCTTGA
- the recA gene encoding recombinase RecA: protein MAKEKVESSKRSDSVEKAISLIEKQFGEGAIMTLGAGGKVPDIQVISTGSIGINIALGIGGLPRGRVVEIYGAESSGKTTIAIGAVAECQKSGGTAAFVDAEHALDPRYAAALGVKLKDLLVSQPDSGEQALEIVDTLVKSGAVDLIVIDSVAALVPKAEIDGEMGDSHVGLQARLMSQALRKLTGNVNKSGTTVLFINQTRQKIGVPAYMNPETTTGGMALRFYSSVRMDIRRVASVKDKNENITGIKARVRVVKNKVAPPFRAAEVEIVYGKGISKFGELLDIGAQYGIVEQKGAHYSYDGKKLGQGRQKSFEFLAENLPVAREIRKKILEKAGVKDS, encoded by the coding sequence ATGGCAAAAGAAAAAGTTGAATCTTCAAAACGTTCCGATTCGGTTGAAAAGGCGATTTCGCTGATTGAAAAACAGTTCGGCGAAGGCGCGATAATGACGCTCGGTGCGGGCGGCAAAGTGCCTGATATACAAGTGATTTCAACCGGATCAATCGGAATTAACATTGCGCTTGGAATCGGCGGGCTTCCAAGGGGAAGAGTTGTTGAGATATACGGCGCGGAATCATCGGGAAAAACAACCATTGCCATAGGCGCGGTCGCAGAATGTCAAAAAAGCGGTGGCACGGCGGCTTTTGTGGACGCCGAACACGCGCTTGACCCGCGCTACGCGGCGGCTTTGGGGGTCAAACTGAAAGATCTTCTTGTTTCACAGCCTGACAGCGGCGAGCAGGCGCTTGAAATCGTTGACACTCTTGTAAAAAGCGGCGCGGTTGATTTGATAGTGATTGACTCGGTTGCCGCGCTTGTGCCAAAAGCGGAGATAGACGGCGAAATGGGAGACTCTCACGTGGGACTTCAGGCGCGTCTGATGTCGCAGGCGTTGAGAAAACTTACGGGCAACGTCAACAAATCGGGCACGACCGTTCTTTTCATCAATCAAACAAGACAGAAAATCGGCGTTCCCGCATATATGAATCCCGAAACCACAACCGGAGGAATGGCTCTGCGCTTCTATTCATCCGTAAGAATGGACATTAGAAGAGTCGCGTCTGTCAAAGACAAAAACGAGAACATTACGGGAATTAAAGCGCGCGTGCGCGTTGTGAAAAACAAAGTCGCCCCGCCGTTCAGAGCGGCTGAGGTGGAGATAGTTTACGGCAAAGGCATTTCCAAATTCGGAGAACTTCTGGACATTGGAGCGCAATACGGCATCGTTGAACAGAAAGGCGCACATTACTCCTACGACGGAAAAAAACTCGGACAGGGTCGCCAAAAATCATTTGAGTTTCTGGCGGAAAACCTTCCGGTAGCCCGCGAAATCCGGAAGAAAATTCTGGAAAAAGCGGGAGTCAAAGATTCCTGA
- a CDS encoding CinA family nicotinamide mononucleotide deamidase-related protein → MPGIEFISIGDEVLSGTTEDRNFSFAAGEVVAAGLSPPVRRTSVRDNKKEIKDALRRAEQSGFVIVCGGLGPTPDDLTAACAADFFGEPLKSNPEALEHVRTALKKMKRRVLASHKKQAMMPESACVIPNSKGTSAGFMCESKRAVFYFLPGVPREFQAMTTGFVVPDIQKRSGAEKHSLKAVGVFGIPESELARKVEKMKIKNADISYRIVRDYEIEVRISHASDPKIVGNAAEKIKKRLGKNVFSVSGATLAETVAQILLEKNLTVSVAESCTAGILASNLTQTAGSSKYFTGGVIPYSNRSKSDLLGVAQDVIEKKGAVSAEVARAMAAGTQKRFDSDIGVGITGIAGPGGGSFEKPVGTVYIATIAGKSVADAVCGKFQFTGSRDRVRRHSVARALYMIMEAAQPKNGVKNGKRKS, encoded by the coding sequence TTGCCCGGCATAGAGTTCATTTCAATAGGAGACGAAGTTCTTTCGGGAACAACCGAAGACCGCAACTTTTCTTTCGCGGCCGGAGAGGTTGTTGCCGCCGGACTGTCTCCTCCGGTACGCAGAACATCCGTAAGAGACAATAAAAAAGAAATAAAAGACGCTTTGCGGCGCGCGGAACAATCCGGCTTTGTGATTGTGTGCGGCGGACTGGGGCCCACTCCCGATGATTTAACGGCGGCGTGCGCGGCGGACTTTTTCGGAGAGCCGCTCAAATCAAACCCCGAAGCACTTGAACACGTCAGAACCGCGCTCAAAAAAATGAAGCGGCGCGTCCTCGCATCTCACAAAAAACAGGCGATGATGCCCGAAAGCGCATGCGTAATTCCCAATTCCAAAGGCACTTCCGCAGGGTTTATGTGTGAGTCAAAGCGGGCGGTTTTTTATTTCCTTCCGGGTGTTCCCCGCGAATTCCAGGCAATGACAACCGGATTTGTCGTGCCGGACATACAAAAAAGAAGCGGCGCGGAGAAGCACTCGCTCAAAGCCGTCGGTGTTTTCGGCATTCCCGAATCCGAACTTGCTCGTAAGGTTGAAAAAATGAAGATAAAAAACGCGGACATCTCATACAGAATTGTGAGGGACTATGAGATTGAAGTACGGATTTCCCACGCGAGCGATCCCAAAATTGTCGGGAACGCGGCGGAAAAAATAAAAAAGCGACTGGGGAAAAACGTCTTTTCAGTTTCAGGCGCGACTCTTGCCGAAACGGTCGCGCAAATCCTTCTTGAGAAAAACCTCACGGTCTCCGTGGCGGAATCCTGCACGGCGGGCATCCTCGCGTCCAATCTGACGCAAACCGCCGGAAGTTCAAAATATTTCACCGGCGGAGTTATCCCCTATTCAAACCGCTCAAAAAGCGACCTGCTCGGGGTCGCCCAAGATGTGATTGAGAAAAAAGGCGCGGTCAGCGCCGAGGTCGCCCGCGCTATGGCGGCGGGGACTCAAAAGCGTTTCGACTCGGACATCGGAGTCGGAATAACAGGAATCGCGGGACCCGGAGGAGGCTCGTTTGAAAAGCCGGTGGGAACTGTTTACATTGCCACAATCGCGGGTAAATCTGTTGCGGACGCTGTTTGCGGAAAGTTTCAATTCACGGGAAGCCGAGACCGCGTGAGACGGCACTCGGTGGCGCGCGCGCTTTACATGATAATGGAAGCGGCTCAACCAAAAAATGGAGTAAAAAATGGCAAAAGAAAAAGTTGA
- a CDS encoding phosphatidylglycerophosphatase A: MGRRKLNPGTPDKIVSSLFGLGYAPFAPGTLGTAGAAVFYVLFLSDMSTGSFALFWAVFTLASVFVCGRAAEAFGEKDPQKIVMDEAAGFFTAMLVSSGAVVEIVAGFALFRIFDIVKIYPSRRIEKLPGGWGIVLDDVYAGLLAAVAVGVLSFFEV, translated from the coding sequence ATCGGGAGACGCAAACTGAACCCCGGAACGCCCGATAAAATTGTTTCTTCGCTTTTCGGTCTGGGATACGCGCCTTTCGCTCCGGGCACCCTCGGCACGGCGGGCGCGGCGGTTTTTTACGTGCTTTTTCTGTCGGATATGAGCACGGGAAGTTTCGCGCTTTTCTGGGCTGTTTTTACGCTTGCGTCCGTTTTTGTGTGCGGCAGAGCGGCGGAGGCTTTCGGTGAAAAAGACCCGCAGAAAATCGTCATGGACGAAGCGGCGGGATTTTTTACCGCAATGCTTGTGTCTTCGGGCGCGGTTGTTGAAATCGTTGCTGGATTTGCGCTTTTCAGAATTTTCGACATTGTAAAAATATATCCTTCGCGCCGAATTGAGAAGTTGCCCGGCGGATGGGGCATAGTTCTTGACGATGTTTACGCGGGACTGCTCGCCGCGGTAGCGGTCGGGGTACTGAGTTTTTTTGAGGTTTAG